The proteins below are encoded in one region of Ereboglobus luteus:
- the putP gene encoding sodium/proline symporter PutP produces the protein MTVDTPTIVTFAVYIVLMLLVGWLGYRSTSNLSDYILGGRRLGSFVTALSAGASDMSGWLLMGLPGAIFLSGVSQSWIAIGLIIGQWCNWKFVAGRLRIYTEKCDNALTLADYFSVRFKDKSSILRIFTAAVILVFFTLYCASGVVAGARLFESMFGMPYNTALWIGALATITYVFIGGFLAVSWTDTIQASLMITALIITPLMVIYSGGGVAQSFADTVAVKPGFFSLTHDLDTLAIISLAAWGLGYVGQPHILVRFMAAESAAKIPAARRIGMTWMVVCLAGAVAVGVFGWSYFANNPAIAGAVSKNSELVFIELVRNLFNPWIAGVFLAAILAAIMSTLSCQLLVTSSALTEDIYRAFLRKTASQKELVWCGRIMVLVVAVIAIVIAMNPNSKVLKMVSDAWAGFGAAFGPAVVLSLFWPRMTRNGAAAGMFVGAATVLLMILFKHHLPFAIYEIIPGFVLGGITIVVVSLLGKPPAKEIVERHEAVDAEVRGM, from the coding sequence ATGACCGTTGACACACCTACCATCGTCACTTTTGCCGTTTATATTGTGCTTATGCTCCTTGTGGGCTGGCTTGGATACCGCTCAACGAGCAACCTGTCCGATTACATCCTCGGCGGACGCAGGCTCGGCAGTTTTGTGACGGCGCTGTCGGCGGGCGCGTCGGACATGAGCGGCTGGTTGCTCATGGGGCTGCCCGGGGCGATTTTTCTTTCCGGCGTGTCGCAATCGTGGATCGCAATCGGCCTCATCATCGGCCAGTGGTGCAACTGGAAATTCGTCGCGGGCCGCCTGCGCATCTACACCGAAAAATGCGACAACGCGCTCACGCTCGCCGATTACTTCAGCGTGCGTTTCAAGGACAAGAGCAGCATCCTGCGCATTTTCACGGCGGCGGTGATTCTTGTGTTCTTCACACTTTACTGCGCGTCGGGTGTCGTGGCGGGCGCGCGTTTGTTCGAGTCGATGTTCGGCATGCCTTACAACACCGCGCTCTGGATTGGCGCGCTGGCGACGATCACGTATGTGTTCATCGGCGGCTTTCTCGCCGTGAGCTGGACGGACACGATTCAGGCCTCGCTCATGATCACGGCGTTGATCATCACGCCGCTCATGGTGATTTATTCGGGCGGCGGAGTCGCGCAAAGTTTTGCCGACACGGTGGCGGTGAAGCCCGGCTTCTTCAGCCTCACGCACGATCTCGACACGCTCGCCATCATTTCGCTCGCGGCGTGGGGGCTCGGTTACGTCGGGCAGCCGCACATTCTCGTGCGTTTCATGGCGGCGGAAAGCGCTGCGAAGATTCCGGCCGCGCGGCGCATCGGCATGACATGGATGGTGGTTTGCCTCGCGGGCGCGGTGGCCGTGGGCGTTTTCGGCTGGTCGTATTTCGCAAACAATCCCGCGATTGCGGGCGCGGTGAGCAAGAACAGCGAATTGGTGTTCATCGAGCTGGTGCGCAATCTTTTCAATCCGTGGATCGCGGGCGTGTTTCTGGCGGCGATTTTGGCGGCGATTATGAGCACGCTTTCGTGCCAGTTGCTCGTCACATCGAGCGCGCTGACGGAGGATATTTACCGCGCGTTTCTGCGCAAAACCGCGTCGCAAAAGGAGCTCGTCTGGTGCGGGCGCATCATGGTGCTCGTCGTCGCGGTGATCGCAATTGTCATCGCAATGAATCCGAACAGCAAGGTGCTCAAAATGGTCAGCGACGCGTGGGCCGGTTTCGGCGCGGCGTTCGGTCCCGCCGTGGTGCTGTCGCTTTTCTGGCCGCGCATGACGCGCAACGGCGCCGCCGCGGGCATGTTCGTGGGCGCGGCGACGGTGCTTTTGATGATCCTGTTCAAACATCATCTGCCCTTTGCGATTTATGAAATCATCCCCGGCTTCGTCCTCGGCGGAATTACCATCGTGGTTGTGAGCCTGCTCGGCAAGCCGCCCGCGAAGGAAATCGTCGAGCGCCACGAGGCGGTGGACGCGGAAGTGCGCGGAATGTAG
- a CDS encoding M3 family metallopeptidase has translation MDHPFLDARFEIPWSRLTPDRVKADITKAIADAKAQVDAIAVLPLGSLTYENTFAALERVTEHFRGVWNRVEHLKSVADSPAVRAAYNEMQPAVTAFVASIPLNAELWKRLKTYSESGDAKGAARKPVELRLISETLAEFRQQGADLPPEKRARMAELEKELAQLTQKFSENVLDATNAYELVITDESRLAGLPERAKNAARANAESKGLSTPEKPAWRFTLHAPSLNPVLTYADDASLRRELFEASNAVGAQAPSDNTPLIPRILALRAEKAALLGKAHFPDMILERRMAKSGARAIAFVNDLQRRTKPAFDRECGELEAFAGRKGEHLAPWDISYYAEKMRKKLHDFDEEALRPYFPADRVFAGLFEVCNRIYGITVKERETGTGSGKVEVWHPDVKFYEMYDANGTHLGSFYSDWYPRESKRSGAWMDAFVTGGPRADGSWAPHLGLICGNMTPPVDGKPALLDHSEVETIFHEFGHLMHHLFGAVPVKSLNGTNVAWDFVELPSQIMENWTWEREGLDLFARHYETGEKIPDELFRRMIAARNFRSACGQMRQLSFGTMDLLLHISAGEFKREPDVEPGIRRLITDCLIPTNPPARTNVNRFHHLFSSPVGYASGYYSYKWAEVLDADAFTRFQREGIFNAATGKAFRDTVLSKGNSEDADKLYRDFMGRDPSIDALMKRNGLA, from the coding sequence ATGGATCATCCCTTTCTCGACGCCCGTTTTGAAATACCCTGGTCGCGGCTTACGCCTGATCGCGTCAAGGCCGACATCACCAAGGCCATCGCCGACGCGAAGGCGCAAGTCGACGCCATCGCCGTGCTGCCGCTTGGATCGCTCACTTACGAAAACACGTTTGCCGCGCTCGAGCGCGTGACGGAACACTTCAGGGGCGTTTGGAATCGCGTCGAGCATCTGAAGTCCGTCGCGGACTCGCCCGCGGTGCGCGCGGCCTACAACGAAATGCAGCCCGCCGTCACCGCGTTTGTCGCGAGCATTCCACTCAACGCGGAATTATGGAAGCGGCTGAAAACGTATTCAGAATCCGGGGACGCGAAGGGCGCGGCGCGCAAGCCGGTCGAGCTTCGCCTCATCAGCGAAACGCTCGCGGAGTTTCGCCAGCAGGGCGCGGATTTGCCGCCGGAGAAACGCGCGCGCATGGCCGAGCTTGAAAAGGAGCTCGCGCAACTCACGCAGAAATTTTCCGAAAACGTGCTAGACGCAACCAATGCCTACGAGCTCGTGATTACCGACGAGTCGCGTCTGGCCGGGCTGCCGGAGCGCGCCAAAAACGCCGCGCGCGCCAACGCCGAATCGAAGGGACTCTCCACGCCCGAAAAGCCCGCGTGGCGTTTCACCTTGCACGCGCCGTCGCTCAATCCCGTGCTCACCTACGCGGACGATGCAAGTTTGCGCCGCGAGCTGTTCGAGGCGTCCAACGCCGTCGGCGCGCAGGCGCCATCCGACAACACGCCGCTCATTCCGCGCATCCTCGCGTTGCGCGCCGAGAAGGCCGCGCTGCTCGGCAAGGCGCATTTTCCGGACATGATTCTCGAGCGCCGCATGGCGAAATCCGGCGCGCGCGCGATCGCGTTCGTCAACGACCTGCAGCGCCGCACCAAGCCCGCCTTCGATCGCGAGTGCGGCGAATTGGAGGCGTTTGCGGGAAGGAAGGGCGAGCACCTCGCGCCGTGGGACATCAGTTATTACGCGGAAAAAATGCGCAAGAAACTCCACGATTTCGACGAGGAGGCGCTGCGCCCGTATTTCCCGGCGGATCGCGTGTTCGCGGGGCTGTTTGAAGTGTGCAATCGCATTTACGGCATCACCGTCAAGGAGCGCGAAACCGGCACGGGATCGGGCAAGGTCGAGGTGTGGCATCCCGACGTGAAGTTTTACGAGATGTATGACGCAAACGGCACGCATCTCGGCTCGTTCTACTCCGACTGGTATCCGCGCGAGTCGAAACGCTCGGGCGCGTGGATGGACGCGTTCGTCACCGGCGGGCCGCGCGCGGACGGTTCATGGGCGCCGCACCTCGGGCTGATTTGCGGCAACATGACGCCGCCCGTCGACGGCAAACCCGCGCTGCTCGACCATAGCGAAGTCGAGACGATTTTCCACGAGTTCGGGCACCTGATGCATCACTTGTTTGGGGCTGTTCCCGTGAAATCGCTCAACGGCACCAACGTCGCGTGGGACTTCGTCGAACTGCCCTCGCAGATCATGGAAAACTGGACGTGGGAGCGCGAGGGTTTGGATTTGTTTGCGCGCCATTACGAGACGGGCGAAAAAATCCCGGACGAACTTTTCCGCCGCATGATTGCCGCGCGCAATTTCCGCTCGGCGTGCGGGCAGATGCGCCAGCTTTCGTTTGGCACGATGGATTTGCTGCTGCACATCAGCGCGGGCGAGTTCAAGCGCGAGCCCGACGTAGAGCCGGGCATCCGCCGCCTGATCACCGACTGCCTGATTCCGACCAACCCGCCCGCGCGCACGAACGTGAACCGTTTTCACCATTTGTTTTCGAGCCCGGTCGGTTACGCGTCGGGGTATTATTCCTACAAATGGGCCGAGGTGCTCGACGCGGACGCGTTCACACGATTCCAGCGCGAGGGCATTTTTAACGCGGCAACGGGAAAGGCGTTTCGCGACACGGTTTTGAGCAAGGGCAACAGCGAGGACGCCGACAAACTCTACCGCGATTTCATGGGCCGCGACCCAAGCATCGACGCGCTGATGAAACGCAACGGGCTGGCGTAA
- a CDS encoding FeoA family protein, with the protein MTTQPHQRTHGHGAPQRMKLTELPTGASGRVCELSGKVEVCQRLREMGFCESAVVDKISGRHTLLCQLCGVRVALSSVAAQHIVVEPIRGAAGRAA; encoded by the coding sequence ATGACGACACAACCGCATCAACGCACGCATGGCCACGGCGCACCGCAGCGCATGAAGCTTACCGAGCTTCCGACGGGGGCGTCGGGGCGCGTGTGCGAGTTGTCCGGGAAAGTCGAGGTGTGCCAGCGGTTGCGCGAGATGGGGTTTTGCGAATCGGCGGTCGTCGATAAGATTTCCGGGCGGCACACGCTTCTCTGCCAACTTTGCGGCGTGCGCGTGGCGCTCAGCTCGGTTGCGGCGCAGCATATCGTCGTCGAACCAATCCGCGGCGCGGCGGGGCGCGCGGCGTGA
- a CDS encoding FeoA family protein: MPNIRKLSELTIGAMAVVREMPKTGTASLRLREMGLLPGAKITFMRAAPLGDPLEIKVRGYNLSLRKSEAELVIVEATE, encoded by the coding sequence ATGCCAAACATCCGCAAACTTTCCGAGCTCACCATCGGCGCGATGGCTGTCGTGCGCGAAATGCCGAAGACCGGCACGGCTTCGCTGCGTCTGCGCGAAATGGGATTGTTACCCGGCGCAAAAATCACGTTCATGCGTGCCGCTCCGCTCGGCGATCCGCTCGAAATAAAAGTGCGCGGTTACAATCTCTCGTTGCGCAAAAGCGAGGCCGAGCTCGTGATTGTGGAGGCGACGGAATGA
- the feoB gene encoding ferrous iron transport protein B, which yields MSVNHTKSSPPSAHSRPLVYALVGNPNCGKSTLFNALTGLKQKVGNYPGVTVEKKVGAAYSQHGHPITLIDLPGAYSLAARSPDEAVTRDVLLGRRADTPQPDRILCVVDAANLERNLYLVHQVLDLGRPVILVLNMMDLAEQAGINIRVARLEKLLGIPVIACEAANGKGIVDIKLAMSRADLPLSRHAWDVPAAIAPAVAELQSSLVANDGKAPLIARAEALLLLTDQDAMRVAGSTPLSARTHSILEHWKKRWDAGGMDWSGALVNSRYDAISAICAGIVEQKENARTGPSRSDKIDAVVTHPVWGWLVLGALMTVLFLSIFTFAGYPMELIESWFDGLAGRVKESMAPGDLRDLITDGAITGVGGVVVFLPQILILFFFIGLLESTGYMARAAFIMDRVMSFVGLNGKAFIPLLSAHACAIPGIMAARTIESPRDRLVTILIAPFMSCSARLPVYFLMIATIVPGGEASLAMKVGLMMLMYMLGPVGAFGFAWLFKRTLLKSEPPVLIMELPPYRLPRIRDVLLHMFERAWMFLKRAGTVILGISIVLWFLSAYPKMDVAEEASQRPEARGQTEMVAANAEAVVVTENGGNESEQLRHSFAGMAGRAIEPVIKPLGFNWEIGIGLIGSLAAREMFVSTMKVVYNVESEGDDDVVPLRDALAKATWPDGRPLFTPLVCLTLMIFYVFAMQCLATLAVVRRETNSLRWPLFQLGYMTGTAWVVCFTVYQVGTLLGF from the coding sequence ATGAGTGTTAATCACACCAAATCTTCTCCTCCTTCCGCGCATTCGCGTCCGCTTGTTTACGCGCTCGTGGGCAATCCGAATTGCGGCAAGAGCACGCTGTTCAACGCGCTCACCGGCTTGAAGCAGAAGGTCGGAAACTATCCCGGCGTCACAGTTGAGAAAAAGGTTGGCGCCGCGTATTCGCAGCACGGGCATCCGATCACACTCATCGATTTGCCGGGCGCGTATTCGCTCGCGGCACGCTCGCCCGACGAGGCGGTGACGCGCGACGTGCTTCTTGGCCGCCGCGCCGACACGCCGCAGCCCGACCGGATTTTGTGCGTCGTCGACGCGGCTAACTTGGAGCGAAATCTTTACCTCGTGCACCAGGTGCTCGATCTCGGGCGGCCCGTGATTCTCGTGCTCAACATGATGGATCTCGCGGAGCAGGCGGGGATCAATATTCGCGTGGCGCGCCTGGAAAAACTGCTTGGCATTCCCGTGATCGCCTGCGAGGCGGCCAATGGAAAGGGCATCGTCGATATCAAGCTCGCGATGAGCCGCGCCGATCTGCCGTTGTCGCGCCATGCGTGGGATGTGCCCGCGGCGATCGCGCCGGCGGTCGCGGAGTTGCAATCGTCGCTCGTCGCCAACGACGGCAAGGCGCCGCTCATCGCGCGCGCGGAGGCGTTGCTGCTGCTCACCGACCAGGACGCGATGCGCGTGGCCGGATCGACTCCGCTGAGCGCGCGCACGCACTCGATTCTTGAGCATTGGAAAAAGCGCTGGGACGCCGGGGGGATGGACTGGTCGGGCGCGCTCGTGAACAGCCGCTACGACGCGATCTCCGCGATTTGCGCGGGCATCGTTGAGCAAAAGGAAAACGCGCGCACCGGTCCGTCGCGCAGCGACAAAATCGACGCGGTGGTGACGCATCCGGTGTGGGGCTGGCTCGTGCTCGGCGCGCTCATGACGGTGTTGTTCCTGAGCATCTTCACGTTTGCCGGATATCCGATGGAGCTGATCGAGAGCTGGTTCGACGGGCTGGCGGGCCGGGTGAAGGAATCGATGGCGCCGGGCGATTTGCGCGACTTGATCACCGACGGCGCGATCACGGGCGTGGGCGGCGTGGTGGTGTTTTTGCCGCAGATATTGATTTTGTTTTTCTTCATCGGCCTGCTCGAAAGCACGGGCTACATGGCGCGCGCGGCGTTTATCATGGACCGGGTGATGAGTTTTGTGGGACTGAACGGAAAGGCGTTCATACCGCTGCTCAGCGCGCACGCGTGCGCGATTCCCGGCATCATGGCCGCGCGCACAATCGAGAGCCCGCGCGACCGGCTCGTCACAATTTTGATCGCGCCGTTCATGAGCTGCTCGGCGCGCCTGCCGGTTTATTTCCTGATGATCGCGACAATCGTGCCGGGCGGCGAGGCGTCTCTGGCCATGAAAGTCGGCCTGATGATGCTCATGTATATGCTCGGGCCCGTGGGCGCGTTTGGCTTTGCGTGGCTGTTCAAGCGCACGCTGCTCAAGAGCGAGCCGCCGGTGCTGATCATGGAGCTGCCGCCGTATCGCCTGCCGCGCATTCGCGACGTGCTGCTGCACATGTTCGAGCGCGCGTGGATGTTTTTGAAACGCGCGGGCACGGTGATTCTGGGGATTTCGATCGTGCTGTGGTTTTTGTCGGCGTATCCGAAGATGGATGTGGCGGAAGAAGCGAGCCAGAGACCAGAGGCCAGAGGCCAGACGGAGATGGTGGCGGCGAACGCGGAGGCGGTTGTTGTTACCGAGAATGGCGGAAATGAAAGCGAGCAACTGCGGCATAGTTTCGCGGGCATGGCGGGGCGCGCGATCGAGCCGGTTATCAAGCCGCTCGGTTTCAACTGGGAAATCGGTATCGGGCTGATCGGTTCGCTGGCGGCGCGCGAGATGTTTGTCTCGACGATGAAGGTGGTCTACAACGTGGAGAGCGAGGGCGATGACGACGTGGTGCCGTTGCGCGACGCGCTGGCGAAGGCCACGTGGCCCGACGGACGTCCGCTGTTCACGCCGCTGGTGTGTCTGACGCTGATGATATTTTATGTTTTCGCGATGCAATGCCTGGCGACGCTCGCCGTGGTGAGGCGCGAGACCAACTCGCTTCGCTGGCCGCTGTTCCAGCTCGGTTACATGACAGGCACCGCGTGGGTGGTGTGTTTCACGGTTTACCAAGTGGGAACGCTGCTCGGATTTTAA
- a CDS encoding FeoB-associated Cys-rich membrane protein, translating into MNATFQTVTALVIVGIAATWLVWRAWSKRKKPGCGDNCACPADEFKKRLKR; encoded by the coding sequence ATGAACGCGACATTTCAGACCGTGACGGCGTTGGTGATCGTCGGGATCGCCGCGACATGGCTTGTGTGGCGTGCGTGGAGCAAGCGCAAGAAACCCGGCTGCGGCGACAACTGCGCGTGCCCGGCGGACGAGTTTAAGAAGAGGCTCAAACGATAG
- a CDS encoding LptF/LptG family permease, with translation MKTIDRHILREWLGFLLIVVLATLGMLLVQCMIQDFGDLRNKGANVVDMGQYFAVRVPSFLSFVLPIILLVSLLYVLGRLHRGNEITAMRAAGLSYGQITRSIWVVGVLMCGVMWWLNASIVPWSVEKSLTMLQELGFRNEAKAAADAGSIGVTRTVTFDNDREGRLWFMNRYSRYAQRGYGVTVSEFTVRRQEKLRIYAKEAHLDKELGCWVFHNGRETLFDPENGAVTGSAPFDEKAVLYYKEDPELMLSFDVKPKDLSFFRLRQIMDYFEVLESPKLKIYAMRYYGILAGTFAPLIVILIAIPFAITGVRVNPAVGVSKSLGLFAIYFALEKVAESMGSQGILSPVVAACLPGAALLLIGGWFYARMR, from the coding sequence TTGAAAACGATCGACCGGCATATTTTGCGCGAATGGTTGGGCTTCCTGCTCATCGTGGTGTTGGCCACGCTGGGGATGTTGCTCGTCCAGTGCATGATTCAGGACTTCGGCGATTTGCGAAACAAGGGTGCGAATGTCGTGGACATGGGGCAGTATTTCGCGGTCAGGGTGCCGAGTTTTTTGTCATTTGTGCTGCCGATCATCCTGCTCGTGTCGCTGCTGTATGTGCTGGGACGGCTCCATCGCGGAAACGAAATCACGGCGATGCGCGCGGCGGGGCTGAGCTACGGGCAAATAACGCGGAGCATTTGGGTCGTGGGCGTGCTGATGTGCGGCGTGATGTGGTGGCTCAATGCGAGCATCGTGCCCTGGTCGGTGGAGAAATCGCTGACAATGTTGCAGGAACTTGGTTTTCGCAACGAGGCGAAGGCCGCGGCCGACGCGGGTTCGATCGGGGTGACGCGCACGGTGACGTTCGACAACGACCGCGAGGGACGCCTCTGGTTTATGAATCGTTACAGCCGCTACGCGCAGCGCGGTTACGGCGTGACGGTGTCCGAGTTCACCGTGCGGAGACAGGAAAAGCTGCGCATCTACGCAAAGGAGGCCCATCTCGACAAGGAGCTCGGCTGCTGGGTGTTTCACAATGGGCGCGAGACTTTGTTTGATCCCGAAAACGGCGCGGTGACGGGCTCCGCGCCTTTCGACGAGAAGGCGGTTTTATATTACAAGGAGGACCCTGAGTTGATGCTGAGTTTCGACGTGAAACCGAAGGACCTGTCGTTTTTCCGGCTCAGGCAGATCATGGATTATTTCGAGGTGCTGGAGAGCCCGAAGCTCAAGATTTACGCGATGCGCTACTACGGGATTCTGGCGGGAACATTTGCGCCGCTGATTGTGATTTTGATCGCGATCCCTTTTGCCATCACTGGCGTGCGCGTGAACCCGGCGGTCGGCGTGTCGAAATCGCTCGGTTTGTTTGCGATTTATTTTGCGCTGGAAAAAGTGGCCGAGTCGATGGGGTCGCAGGGCATATTGTCGCCTGTTGTCGCTGCATGCCTGCCGGGCGCTGCGTTGCTGCTCATCGGCGGTTGGTTTTACGCGCGGATGCGCTGA